A stretch of Halocalculus aciditolerans DNA encodes these proteins:
- a CDS encoding FxLYD domain-containing protein, which yields MRRRTFLATTGLASTGLLAGCSGDSTESPKESSREAEQTTEPTTTTTTAQSEAQQKVSEYGAISPDGNLVITSIDWFQDEYQIGAQGIVENISDRDYEYVQVLINFYDKEQIKIGDGLDNTSGLEANSKWRFKAGYLGSDTGTVEYFKVNELTGY from the coding sequence ATGAGACGGCGCACGTTCCTCGCCACTACCGGACTCGCATCGACAGGCCTTCTTGCGGGCTGCTCTGGAGACTCCACCGAATCCCCTAAAGAATCCAGCAGAGAAGCCGAACAGACGACTGAGCCGACCACAACGACGACTACAGCACAGTCAGAAGCCCAGCAGAAGGTCTCCGAGTACGGAGCCATTAGTCCCGACGGAAACCTCGTCATCACGTCTATCGACTGGTTCCAAGACGAATATCAGATTGGTGCACAGGGAATCGTCGAAAACATCTCTGATAGAGATTACGAGTACGTCCAAGTGCTGATTAACTTCTACGACAAGGAGCAGATCAAAATCGGGGATGGCCTCGACAACACCAGTGGTCTCGAAGCAAACTCGAAATGGCGGTTCAAGGCAGGCTATCTCGGTTCAGATACCGGGACGGTCGAGTACTTCAAGGTGAACGAATTGACCGGATACTGA
- a CDS encoding type IV toxin-antitoxin system AbiEi family antitoxin domain-containing protein has translation MSAEPSIMADVNPDFDATDDTDELLDALKDGRDTDDPWGRANPRYLIEHTSLDKGNVEYQLRRLTDAGWVRKISRGLYEFVDDPRESAQ, from the coding sequence ATGAGCGCCGAGCCAAGCATAATGGCCGACGTCAACCCCGACTTTGACGCCACCGACGACACCGACGAACTCCTCGACGCCCTCAAAGACGGCCGCGACACCGACGACCCCTGGGGGAGAGCCAACCCCCGCTACCTCATCGAACACACCTCACTCGATAAGGGGAACGTCGAGTACCAGCTCCGCCGCCTCACCGACGCCGGCTGGGTCCGCAAGATCTCCCGCGGCCTCTACGAGTTCGTCGACGACCCACGCGAGAGCGCACAGTAA
- a CDS encoding DNA adenine methylase: MHSEDDTERSGRKLSAFPYIGSKTYLAPWVVEHLRDHETFVVPFGGAAGVLLNKPRSHAEIFNDRDEYVAEFFDVVRTEPDALASAVENIPYSRGLYNEWSRRFRDPERDLADDRVEEAARWVFLRYASFSGRYGQRAGFATDTPRKGPQKSEIWARVPDRIQLVRDRFKGVAIECGDYSTLFERYDGPDVLFYCDPPYVEEKSGYYRGPLFDHAAFVEALDAVDGHWAVSYSEPPAGLADLATAVVERDYSRSASLDNSTRPERLYFSYDPTNAPRFVNASTAQATLAQTDGGRSVSAGTERGGCDE; encoded by the coding sequence GTGCACTCTGAGGACGATACCGAACGGTCGGGCCGGAAGCTCTCGGCGTTCCCGTACATCGGGAGCAAGACGTACCTCGCGCCGTGGGTCGTCGAGCACCTGCGCGACCACGAGACGTTCGTCGTGCCGTTCGGTGGCGCGGCAGGCGTGCTTCTGAACAAGCCGCGGAGTCACGCCGAGATCTTCAACGACCGCGACGAGTACGTGGCCGAGTTCTTCGACGTCGTCCGCACGGAGCCGGACGCGCTCGCGTCGGCGGTCGAGAACATCCCATATTCGCGTGGCCTCTACAACGAGTGGTCGCGACGGTTCCGCGACCCGGAGCGCGACCTCGCCGACGACCGCGTCGAGGAGGCCGCCCGCTGGGTGTTCCTCCGATACGCGAGTTTCAGCGGCCGGTACGGCCAGCGCGCCGGCTTCGCGACGGACACGCCGCGGAAGGGACCGCAGAAGTCGGAGATCTGGGCGCGCGTCCCCGACCGCATCCAGCTCGTCCGAGACCGATTCAAGGGCGTCGCGATAGAGTGCGGTGACTACTCGACGCTCTTCGAGCGCTACGACGGCCCGGACGTGCTCTTCTACTGCGACCCACCGTACGTTGAGGAGAAGTCGGGCTACTACCGCGGCCCGCTCTTCGACCACGCCGCGTTCGTCGAAGCGCTCGACGCCGTCGACGGTCATTGGGCGGTCTCGTACTCCGAGCCGCCCGCGGGACTCGCGGACCTCGCCACGGCAGTCGTCGAGCGCGACTACAGCCGGTCTGCATCGCTCGACAACAGCACTCGACCGGAACGTCTGTATTTCTCCTACGACCCGACGAATGCTCCACGGTTCGTGAACGCGTCGACGGCGCAGGCGACGCTCGCCCAGACCGACGGAGGTCGTTCAGTCTCTGCGGGCACCGAACGGGGTGGTTGCGATGAGTGA
- a CDS encoding DNA cytosine methyltransferase, translating to MSESLLESSRFMGTMPYGDASEIGERIGYASPPTHVSLFSGMGGFDLGFDGAGYKTLAAVEQDEDAADTYRRNLIEGDHLDQDEPPVLLERDIRKIATWEILEAAGVGVGGLTTISGGPPCQGFSHIGQREEDDPRNELYREMVRIVGQAKPLTFVMENVSGLATMKGGKAIREVCNAFADVGYHLTWEKVNAADYGVPQKRKRVLLMGKRVDIMGMPEEGNPQLHIGAKPGRVNHPDWFRERHDLRAPDQATLDAFGNDPDTLDDLLETVIQEGVDA from the coding sequence ATGAGTGAGTCACTCCTCGAATCGAGTCGCTTCATGGGGACGATGCCGTACGGGGACGCGAGCGAGATTGGCGAGCGAATCGGCTACGCGTCACCGCCAACCCACGTCTCCCTCTTCTCCGGGATGGGGGGCTTCGATTTAGGGTTCGATGGAGCGGGCTACAAAACGCTCGCTGCGGTCGAGCAAGACGAGGATGCCGCGGACACCTACCGCCGAAACCTGATCGAAGGCGACCACCTCGATCAGGATGAACCGCCGGTCCTTCTTGAGCGCGATATCCGGAAGATCGCGACGTGGGAGATCCTCGAAGCTGCCGGCGTCGGTGTCGGCGGACTCACGACGATCTCCGGTGGCCCGCCCTGCCAGGGTTTCTCGCATATTGGACAGCGCGAAGAAGACGACCCACGGAACGAACTCTACCGGGAGATGGTTCGAATCGTCGGGCAGGCGAAGCCGCTCACCTTCGTTATGGAGAACGTTTCGGGGCTGGCGACGATGAAGGGCGGGAAGGCTATCCGCGAGGTCTGTAACGCCTTCGCGGACGTCGGCTATCACCTCACCTGGGAGAAGGTCAACGCCGCAGACTACGGGGTCCCCCAGAAGCGGAAGCGCGTCCTACTCATGGGGAAGCGCGTGGACATCATGGGGATGCCCGAGGAGGGGAATCCACAGCTCCACATCGGAGCGAAGCCCGGCCGGGTCAACCATCCGGATTGGTTCCGGGAGCGCCACGATCTGAGGGCTCCCGATCAGGCGACGCTCGACGCGTTCGGGAACGACCCAGACACGCTCGACGACCTTCTTGAGACCGTTATCCAAGAGGGTGTGGACGCATGA
- a CDS encoding Cdc6/Cdc18 family protein produces the protein MILHPQVFTDEHLPRVLAHRGGPLAALEQAWRPTPYGQSLKDVLISGPSGVGKTVLARYALTELEDAHGIPWTHVKTMGDTTGDVLRNVLDAYPARVQIHGNEPVDDLVWTLRDVVTDPYVVILDESDDLPETDVLQALAGVAGIATVAIVHHPDEWLARVDHWEAAEHVALDRYHVDELVDILRERADRGLEPGAVDDRQLESIADEVAGVARYGIQSLLAAARLAVNRGHTRILGADVRDSYALAREEIRASNLESLPFHHQVLYALMYELGDASAGDLHDYYDERAPAYYEGRTLAPIKRRERRKKLQKLIDYDLLAGEGQGKGRSYALVDGEVEPLVEPVVEA, from the coding sequence ATGATACTGCACCCGCAGGTCTTCACCGACGAGCACCTGCCGCGGGTGCTCGCCCACCGTGGCGGCCCGCTCGCCGCCCTCGAACAAGCGTGGCGGCCGACGCCTTACGGGCAGTCGCTTAAGGACGTCCTCATCTCCGGGCCGTCCGGAGTCGGGAAGACCGTGCTTGCGCGGTACGCGCTCACCGAGCTCGAAGACGCGCACGGCATCCCGTGGACGCACGTGAAGACGATGGGGGACACGACCGGTGACGTCCTCCGGAACGTCCTCGACGCCTATCCCGCCCGCGTCCAAATCCACGGGAACGAGCCCGTCGACGACCTTGTCTGGACGCTCCGCGACGTCGTCACCGACCCCTACGTCGTCATCCTCGACGAATCCGATGACCTCCCGGAGACGGACGTCCTCCAGGCGCTCGCGGGTGTCGCGGGCATCGCGACGGTCGCGATTGTCCATCATCCCGACGAGTGGCTGGCGCGGGTCGATCACTGGGAGGCCGCCGAGCACGTCGCCCTCGACCGCTACCACGTCGACGAGCTCGTAGATATCCTTCGGGAGCGCGCCGACCGCGGTTTGGAGCCGGGGGCCGTCGACGACCGCCAGTTAGAGAGTATCGCCGACGAGGTTGCCGGCGTCGCCCGCTACGGCATCCAGTCGCTTCTGGCGGCCGCGCGGCTCGCTGTCAACCGCGGTCACACGCGGATTCTCGGCGCGGACGTCCGGGATAGCTATGCGCTCGCTCGGGAGGAGATTCGAGCGAGCAATCTGGAGTCGCTTCCGTTCCATCATCAGGTTTTGTATGCGTTGATGTACGAGCTGGGCGACGCGTCTGCGGGCGATCTCCACGACTACTACGACGAGCGTGCACCGGCGTACTATGAGGGGCGGACGCTCGCGCCGATTAAGCGGCGGGAGCGTCGGAAGAAGCTCCAGAAGCTCATCGACTACGACCTCCTCGCTGGCGAGGGACAGGGTAAGGGCCGGTCGTATGCGCTCGTCGACGGCGAGGTCGAGCCGCTCGTCGAGCCCGTGGTTGAGGCGTGA
- a CDS encoding sigma factor-like helix-turn-helix DNA-binding protein, giving the protein MTQKSRFDLAVETFVESSDMTTSEAEVYICRYLEGLTVAETQDRLDKSEQTVYNQASRAKKKARLPEVSKIETHARVTPMEDEAVIIWFANQAKLQYRVREHEDGETTVYEETAAADDPHTIVESFDVSIDADELRETALESLAEYINEYQDDPEACRRDCTHVFEALTLYGA; this is encoded by the coding sequence ATGACTCAGAAATCCCGATTCGACCTCGCCGTCGAAACGTTCGTCGAGAGCAGTGACATGACAACCTCGGAAGCCGAAGTCTACATCTGCCGCTATCTGGAGGGGCTTACCGTCGCCGAGACGCAGGACCGCCTCGACAAGAGCGAGCAGACGGTCTACAACCAGGCGTCGAGAGCGAAAAAGAAGGCGCGGCTGCCCGAAGTCTCGAAGATCGAGACGCACGCCCGCGTCACGCCGATGGAGGATGAGGCGGTCATCATCTGGTTCGCGAATCAGGCAAAACTCCAATATCGCGTGCGCGAGCACGAAGACGGCGAAACGACGGTCTACGAGGAGACTGCGGCAGCCGACGACCCGCACACTATCGTCGAGTCGTTCGACGTCAGCATCGACGCCGACGAACTCCGGGAGACCGCGCTCGAATCGCTCGCGGAGTACATCAACGAGTACCAAGACGACCCGGAGGCGTGCCGTCGCGACTGTACGCACGTCTTTGAGGCGCTCACACTCTACGGCGCATGA